From the Flavimarina sp. Hel_I_48 genome, one window contains:
- a CDS encoding class I SAM-dependent methyltransferase — MLESNNAQEYTLEKVWNENNSNWHDGTYLQPIIPIISEYLNGQRSNRSLLDFGCGFGRLSNIFDKYGFEVVGIDSSQERIEKATLDYPSVHFEHFLFVNTLPFEDNSFDIIFANSVLQYVNHQDFLKESNRILREGGSVIFIENLKKNPITGLGRFFLKITKHKYQSYPWNHFTFKELSALKDHFNYSRFEIFHIVSPAAYLKVIRKFYPYFHKLDTLLLKRNFFKQYAWLGVFIGQKK; from the coding sequence ATGCTAGAGAGTAATAACGCACAGGAATATACTTTAGAGAAAGTTTGGAACGAAAACAATAGCAATTGGCATGATGGCACATATCTACAGCCAATCATTCCCATAATTTCAGAATACCTAAATGGGCAAAGAAGTAATCGTTCGCTATTGGATTTTGGTTGTGGGTTTGGAAGGTTATCAAATATTTTTGATAAATATGGTTTTGAGGTTGTTGGTATAGATTCTAGTCAGGAACGTATTGAAAAAGCTACGCTTGATTATCCCTCTGTTCATTTTGAACACTTTTTATTTGTGAATACGCTTCCCTTTGAGGATAATTCTTTTGACATAATATTTGCAAATAGCGTACTTCAATATGTCAATCACCAAGACTTTTTAAAAGAGTCTAACAGAATTTTGCGTGAAGGAGGGAGTGTAATATTTATTGAGAATTTAAAAAAAAATCCGATAACCGGGCTAGGTAGGTTTTTTTTAAAAATAACAAAGCACAAATATCAATCTTATCCCTGGAATCATTTCACTTTTAAAGAATTGTCAGCTCTTAAAGATCATTTCAATTATTCTAGATTTGAGATTTTTCACATAGTTTCACCAGCAGCATATTTAAAAGTAATTAGGAAATTTTATCCCTATTTCCACAAATTAGACACTTTATTATTGAAGAGAAATTTCTTTAAACAATACGCCTGGCTTGGTGTGTTCATAGGACAAAAAAAATAA
- a CDS encoding response regulator has product MRNKLNVLFIEDDEIEVMKLNRTLKTSDLKHSIREAQNGEIALEILKSNERLPEIILLDLNMPKMNGIEFLRILKNDETLKYIPVVILTTSNNRNDVLECYKVGIAGYIIKPLKYDDYVIKLKAVLEYWSLNELIKL; this is encoded by the coding sequence ATGAGAAACAAACTGAACGTACTTTTTATTGAAGATGATGAGATCGAGGTAATGAAACTTAACAGAACCCTAAAAACTTCTGATTTAAAACATAGTATAAGAGAAGCGCAGAACGGGGAAATCGCTCTGGAGATATTAAAAAGCAATGAGCGTTTGCCAGAAATTATTCTTTTAGATCTAAACATGCCAAAAATGAATGGTATTGAATTTCTGCGCATTTTAAAAAATGATGAAACCTTAAAGTATATCCCAGTTGTAATTCTCACAACGTCCAATAACCGCAATGATGTGCTTGAATGTTACAAAGTAGGAATAGCAGGTTACATTATAAAACCTTTGAAATATGATGATTATGTCATTAAACTTAAAGCAGTCTTAGAATACTGGTCTTTAAATGAATTAATAAAACTGTAA
- a CDS encoding heme NO-binding domain-containing protein → MKGIVFTEFLDMVEQEFGLDTVDEIITNSELKSGGAYTSVGTYDFFEMQSLIVNLSQITGITVDDLIYAYGTFFFTVLLRHHSDILNLYTSPLTLIASVEDHIHVQVRKIYPGAELPTFKIIKQEQDYLEILYISDRSMYMFAKALMDQTFQHYHENSKIELEKLKEDGSKVLFKIYKQSHAITEKN, encoded by the coding sequence ATGAAAGGAATCGTATTTACTGAATTTTTGGATATGGTTGAGCAGGAATTTGGTCTCGACACCGTAGATGAAATTATTACAAATTCAGAATTGAAGTCAGGCGGCGCCTATACTTCTGTAGGTACGTACGACTTTTTTGAAATGCAGAGCCTAATTGTAAATTTAAGCCAGATTACGGGTATCACTGTAGACGATCTGATTTATGCGTATGGTACGTTTTTCTTTACCGTTTTGCTTAGGCATCACAGTGATATACTTAATTTATACACTTCTCCCCTAACCCTAATCGCAAGTGTTGAAGATCATATTCATGTACAGGTTAGAAAAATCTATCCTGGTGCAGAGTTGCCCACTTTTAAGATTATTAAACAGGAGCAGGACTATCTTGAAATTCTATATATATCAGATCGATCTATGTATATGTTTGCCAAGGCATTGATGGATCAAACTTTTCAACATTACCATGAAAATTCTAAAATTGAACTGGAAAAGTTAAAAGAAGATGGAAGCAAAGTTCTTTTTAAGATATACAAGCAATCCCATGCAATTACAGAAAAAAATTGA
- a CDS encoding PAS domain S-box protein has protein sequence MEAKFFLRYTSNPMQLQKKIEVLERALIRERASRKEAESILEQKSSELYDLSQELKESNSKLSHLLDRKTSELEGVFENIIDSYVIIKLSGEVIKMNQAAINLLGYDVEEEPVNLIELVIDDYKEYTFEAFRELVIHGKFNNYQAVIQTKNDGEKTVQINASVIYNSEGQPIAAQGIARDITEEIRIKKLLEDQTKQLNIIFKNSPIGISLSKTLSRGLIMVNQSLCDMLGYNPKEFDDLSVQELTHPDDNAETEKYRDLIFSGEIDTYKVEKRYFKKNGEILWANTSVTAVRDQSGTTDYLVATIEDITQKKLASTRLQESENRMATLIMNLRTAILLEDENNKISLTNQKFCNMFKIPVAPDTLKGSDCSNAAEEFKHFFEDSESFPVRIEELLNEKKTVVAEELKLKDGRVVERSYIPIYNDGLYKGHLWSYDDITISKLYKESLRAQKEKYSSIIANMNLGLVEVDNKDNIVMTNNSFTEISGYSKQELKGNPINEIFPNIESQKAATKDYLSNSDDTSNSYEVEAKTKNGDTRNWLISGAPNYDVNGKTTGSIGIFLDITDRKKLEQQRIELLKNLEIQNEQLNDYAHIVSHDLKSPLRNISALISWTKEDFKAQLGSDSLNNLDLIQTKVEKMDHLIENILKYSSIENGALSEDTIDTNILVNEIVSMIFVPDHIEIKIIDKLPTIYADNTRMQQLFQNLISNAVNYIDKENGLVEIEAEEQSDHYIFSIKDNGCGIPEEYHEKIFKIFSSATTDKKSTGIGLSIVKKIVDLYNGRVWLNSVPNEGTTFYFSIKK, from the coding sequence ATGGAAGCAAAGTTCTTTTTAAGATATACAAGCAATCCCATGCAATTACAGAAAAAAATTGAAGTCCTTGAACGCGCACTAATTCGAGAGAGAGCATCGCGTAAAGAAGCAGAATCAATTCTTGAACAAAAATCTTCTGAGCTTTATGACCTTTCACAAGAATTAAAAGAGTCCAATAGCAAATTAAGCCATTTACTGGATCGTAAAACCTCTGAACTTGAAGGGGTATTTGAGAATATTATTGATTCCTATGTAATCATAAAACTCTCTGGTGAAGTTATCAAAATGAACCAGGCTGCGATCAATTTACTTGGTTATGATGTTGAGGAAGAACCTGTAAACCTTATAGAGCTTGTTATAGATGATTATAAGGAATATACCTTTGAAGCATTTCGGGAATTGGTTATCCATGGCAAATTCAATAATTATCAAGCGGTAATACAAACCAAAAACGATGGGGAGAAAACGGTACAGATCAATGCCAGTGTAATTTATAATTCTGAGGGGCAACCCATAGCGGCGCAGGGAATCGCCAGGGATATCACAGAAGAAATTCGTATCAAAAAACTACTTGAGGATCAGACCAAGCAATTAAATATAATCTTCAAAAATTCACCTATAGGCATAAGCTTATCTAAAACCCTATCCCGCGGTTTGATAATGGTCAATCAGTCACTTTGTGATATGCTGGGTTACAATCCAAAAGAATTTGACGACCTAAGTGTACAGGAACTTACCCATCCTGATGACAATGCAGAAACAGAGAAGTACCGAGATTTGATTTTTTCTGGGGAGATAGACACTTACAAAGTCGAAAAAAGGTATTTCAAAAAAAATGGGGAAATCTTATGGGCAAATACTTCTGTTACAGCCGTAAGGGACCAGAGCGGTACTACAGATTACCTGGTCGCCACCATAGAAGATATCACACAGAAGAAGCTCGCCAGCACCAGACTTCAGGAATCTGAGAATAGGATGGCAACGCTCATCATGAACTTACGTACTGCCATATTACTTGAAGATGAAAACAACAAAATAAGCCTTACCAATCAGAAATTTTGCAATATGTTCAAAATTCCCGTAGCGCCAGATACTCTGAAGGGCAGCGATTGTAGCAATGCCGCGGAAGAATTTAAACATTTTTTTGAAGATTCAGAAAGTTTCCCGGTTAGGATTGAGGAACTTCTCAATGAGAAGAAAACAGTAGTAGCCGAAGAATTAAAACTCAAAGACGGTCGTGTTGTGGAGCGAAGCTACATACCTATTTATAATGATGGATTATACAAGGGACATTTATGGAGCTATGATGATATAACAATTAGCAAGCTTTATAAAGAAAGTTTGAGGGCGCAAAAGGAGAAATATAGCAGTATTATCGCAAATATGAACCTTGGTCTCGTCGAAGTGGACAATAAGGATAATATTGTTATGACTAACAATAGTTTTACGGAAATAAGTGGTTACAGCAAACAGGAATTGAAAGGAAACCCTATAAATGAAATATTCCCAAATATTGAAAGTCAAAAAGCGGCCACTAAAGATTATTTAAGCAACAGTGATGATACTTCAAACTCCTATGAGGTAGAGGCAAAAACAAAAAATGGTGACACTAGAAACTGGCTGATAAGTGGTGCACCTAATTATGACGTTAATGGAAAAACCACAGGTTCAATTGGGATATTCTTAGATATTACAGATCGAAAAAAACTCGAACAACAACGAATAGAACTCCTTAAAAACCTGGAAATTCAGAATGAACAGTTGAACGATTATGCGCATATCGTTTCCCATGATTTAAAATCCCCCCTTCGCAATATATCTGCACTTATAAGTTGGACGAAAGAAGATTTCAAAGCACAACTTGGTTCAGATAGTTTGAATAATCTGGATCTTATACAAACCAAGGTGGAAAAAATGGATCATCTTATTGAAAATATCCTTAAATATTCGAGCATCGAAAACGGTGCCCTTAGTGAGGATACGATTGACACGAATATTCTGGTAAACGAAATTGTTTCCATGATTTTTGTACCTGATCATATTGAGATTAAAATCATAGATAAACTGCCTACTATCTATGCGGATAATACTAGAATGCAGCAACTTTTTCAGAATTTGATCAGCAATGCGGTCAACTACATTGATAAAGAAAATGGTCTTGTGGAAATTGAAGCAGAGGAACAATCAGATCACTATATATTTTCTATAAAAGACAACGGCTGTGGGATTCCAGAAGAGTATCACGAGAAGATCTTTAAGATCTTCAGTTCTGCCACAACAGATAAAAAATCTACCGGAATAGGTTTGAGCATTGTAAAAAAGATTGTTGATCTCTATAATGGCCGTGTATGGTTGAACAGCGTACCTAACGAAGGGACGACATTTTATTTTAGTATTAAAAAATAA
- a CDS encoding FIST signal transduction protein: MKVIQATYSSESWEYSSVKEKLTNPLVLIFGDRFLLENTTTIEKIKEEFPYENLVFGSTAGEILGKKISEDSIVVTAVQFDNSSFEIKTANIKEYDKDAIELGKHLISELSQDDLKHVFILSEGSFVNGSDLLEGLESGENNFCVTGGLCGDGPRFEKTLTGLNKAEEGEVVVIGFYGENLEFSYASYGGWIPFGPERLVTKAEKNILYELDGQPALDLYSKYLGEKASELPQASLFYSLYLREEGKENRIVRTILNIDRDQKSMILAGNMVQGSRVQLMMASTDALLQGASEAAQLAVKNRKKKSQLALLVSCVGRKLVLDQRAEEEIEEVINIIGEDLSITGFYSYGEIAPFYGEHASSLHNQTMTLTLISE; encoded by the coding sequence ATGAAAGTAATCCAGGCAACGTATTCTTCAGAAAGCTGGGAATACAGTTCAGTAAAAGAAAAATTGACAAACCCGCTGGTGCTCATATTTGGCGACCGCTTTTTACTGGAAAACACTACTACTATTGAAAAAATCAAGGAAGAATTTCCCTATGAAAATTTGGTTTTTGGCTCCACAGCAGGTGAAATCCTTGGTAAGAAAATATCTGAGGACAGTATTGTAGTTACCGCTGTTCAATTTGATAACTCCTCATTTGAGATAAAAACGGCCAATATAAAAGAGTATGATAAAGATGCCATAGAACTCGGTAAACACTTAATATCAGAACTATCTCAGGATGATTTGAAACATGTTTTTATTTTGTCTGAAGGCAGTTTTGTAAACGGAAGCGATCTGTTAGAAGGTCTTGAGAGCGGGGAAAACAATTTTTGCGTTACCGGTGGCCTTTGCGGTGACGGCCCAAGGTTTGAGAAAACCCTTACAGGTTTGAACAAAGCGGAAGAAGGAGAAGTTGTTGTCATAGGTTTTTACGGGGAAAACCTAGAATTTTCCTACGCAAGTTATGGCGGCTGGATCCCATTTGGGCCAGAGAGGCTCGTAACCAAAGCAGAAAAGAATATTTTATATGAACTGGACGGTCAGCCCGCGCTTGACCTGTATTCCAAATATCTGGGTGAAAAAGCCTCAGAACTTCCTCAGGCTTCCTTATTTTATTCCCTTTATTTAAGGGAAGAAGGTAAAGAAAACCGTATTGTAAGAACAATCTTAAACATAGACCGTGATCAGAAATCCATGATCCTTGCGGGCAATATGGTACAGGGATCCAGGGTTCAATTAATGATGGCTTCTACAGATGCATTGCTTCAAGGCGCGAGTGAGGCTGCCCAACTTGCTGTTAAAAATAGAAAAAAGAAATCCCAGCTTGCATTACTGGTAAGTTGCGTGGGAAGAAAATTGGTGTTAGATCAACGTGCAGAGGAGGAAATTGAAGAAGTCATTAATATTATAGGTGAAGACCTCAGCATTACAGGTTTTTACAGCTATGGGGAAATTGCGCCCTTTTATGGAGAGCATGCGAGCTCCCTTCATAATCAGACCATGACCTTAACATTGATAAGCGAATGA
- a CDS encoding sensor histidine kinase has product MNPLLQRQLKKYLDPSLLKAEGIDAFLSAVEDSYDTYDDQFKMLQRAMRISSDELFDANHQLRKEAEGQKKILDNLSAAINALNIEEFNTEEGPVEIANLAVYIKEQSEKLQQSALEQKALLQRLEKKNQALTDYAHMVSHDLKSPLRSISALTSWIQEDNYAKLDDAGKSNFDSILKNVEKMDALISGILNYSTIDQAVLNQYQVNIKTLVEEIVDLLYIPDHIRIKIDEHLPIISGDQFRLQQLFQNLIHNAIKSIDKESGLVEINVDNAGDFWCFEIKDNGRGIPKRHHDKIFRIFEKIDNDKSSTGIGLSIVKKVVDHYGGNLQIESEEEKGTSIYFTLPK; this is encoded by the coding sequence ATGAATCCCCTACTCCAACGTCAACTAAAAAAATACCTGGATCCTTCCTTATTAAAAGCAGAAGGAATTGATGCATTTTTGAGTGCTGTAGAAGATTCTTATGATACGTATGATGATCAATTTAAAATGCTTCAGCGGGCGATGCGTATAAGCTCTGATGAACTCTTTGATGCTAATCATCAATTAAGAAAGGAGGCTGAAGGTCAGAAAAAAATATTGGATAACTTAAGTGCCGCCATCAATGCGTTAAATATTGAAGAGTTTAATACCGAAGAAGGTCCCGTTGAGATTGCAAACCTTGCCGTTTATATCAAAGAACAAAGTGAAAAGCTACAACAGTCTGCCTTAGAGCAAAAGGCCCTATTGCAAAGACTAGAGAAAAAAAATCAGGCCTTAACAGATTATGCGCATATGGTTTCCCATGACCTCAAATCGCCCCTGAGGAGCATAAGCGCGCTTACATCGTGGATTCAGGAAGATAATTATGCGAAACTGGATGATGCGGGAAAGAGCAATTTTGATTCTATCCTAAAAAATGTTGAAAAAATGGATGCCCTAATCAGTGGCATCCTTAATTATTCTACCATAGATCAGGCGGTTCTCAATCAATATCAGGTCAATATAAAGACACTGGTAGAAGAGATTGTAGATCTTCTCTATATTCCAGATCATATCAGGATTAAAATAGATGAACATTTACCTATTATTTCTGGTGATCAGTTCAGACTACAACAATTGTTTCAAAATTTGATTCACAATGCAATAAAGAGTATTGATAAAGAAAGTGGTCTTGTTGAAATTAATGTAGATAATGCTGGTGATTTTTGGTGTTTTGAAATCAAAGACAATGGCCGCGGAATCCCTAAGAGACACCATGATAAAATTTTCCGCATATTTGAAAAAATTGATAATGATAAATCTTCAACCGGTATAGGACTTTCCATAGTTAAAAAAGTTGTGGACCATTATGGAGGGAACCTTCAAATAGAAAGTGAAGAGGAAAAAGGAACGAGTATTTACTTTACGCTACCAAAATGA
- a CDS encoding Hpt domain-containing protein, with protein sequence MKEKPNLSYINQLSGGDKIFEGKLLSVIKRELPEEAATYRTSIKNKDFTEAAVNVHKLKHKISILGLEESYLFAENYEEELREDKNVSQSEFEEILHAMSAFIEEF encoded by the coding sequence ATGAAAGAAAAGCCAAATTTATCCTACATAAACCAATTGTCTGGAGGGGACAAAATTTTTGAAGGTAAACTTTTAAGCGTAATAAAGAGGGAGCTCCCGGAAGAAGCCGCAACGTATAGAACAAGCATTAAAAACAAAGATTTTACGGAAGCTGCCGTAAATGTTCATAAACTTAAGCACAAAATTAGTATTTTAGGCCTCGAAGAAAGCTATCTTTTCGCAGAAAACTATGAAGAGGAACTGCGGGAAGATAAGAATGTAAGCCAGTCAGAATTTGAAGAAATACTTCACGCAATGTCTGCTTTCATTGAAGAGTTCTAA
- a CDS encoding LytR/AlgR family response regulator transcription factor, producing MKCLIIDDEDTARLIITQLIDKNPNLELEREFSDAISAIKFLNKNKTDLIFLDIHMPDFTGFDLIQTLKNPPHIVLTTSDKSFAIEAFEYDCIVDYLVKPITQERFDKAVNKALSSKIIQPTTNLNPSAVNPKNELYVNIDRRLIKIDMNRIYLIEAKGDYILVKTFDQNYTVHSTLKKIEEKLPTELFLKVHRSFIINAKHIIDIEDNSVLIEKDVVPVSRSNRPELMKRLNLL from the coding sequence ATGAAATGTTTAATAATTGATGATGAGGATACTGCACGGCTAATCATCACTCAGCTCATCGATAAAAATCCTAATTTAGAACTGGAAAGAGAGTTTTCTGATGCTATCTCTGCGATTAAATTTCTGAATAAAAACAAAACGGATCTTATTTTTCTGGATATCCATATGCCTGATTTTACGGGTTTTGATCTGATTCAAACCCTTAAAAATCCGCCTCATATTGTCCTTACCACTTCAGATAAAAGTTTTGCTATTGAGGCTTTTGAATATGACTGCATTGTAGACTACCTGGTAAAACCAATAACACAGGAAAGGTTTGATAAAGCGGTAAACAAGGCGTTGAGTTCAAAAATAATACAACCCACCACTAATCTTAATCCCAGCGCTGTAAATCCAAAGAATGAACTGTATGTAAATATTGACAGAAGGCTCATAAAAATCGATATGAATCGCATCTATCTTATTGAGGCAAAAGGGGATTATATTCTTGTAAAAACTTTTGATCAGAACTACACCGTTCATTCAACCCTTAAAAAAATTGAAGAAAAACTCCCTACAGAACTTTTTTTAAAGGTACATAGGTCTTTTATAATCAATGCCAAGCATATTATTGATATAGAAGATAACAGTGTTTTGATAGAAAAAGATGTTGTCCCCGTTAGTAGAAGCAATCGGCCAGAACTTATGAAGCGGTTAAACCTTCTTTGA
- a CDS encoding ATP-binding protein: MSTKILKYYLPLLSLSLILAVWIFFNERNNNAKLELKDLSSKKKLIVEALNPVIANIYYWSHYDFIKEDFEVNYNGTFKEEMGNFIVGMNQYVQFRLLNTSGKEVLRLVRKDDGTIAYDRTLQDKRQRDYFKKTIKLDSSQIYFSPLNLNIEFGKIEVPYKPMIRGSAPVYSNKREKLGIVVINFQASKLLESLNYDLSSNFYILDKYGNYLANTSDATKEFQHILNRKNKNNFRYEHPVAWSAIETSQDSIITDFKGTWVIDRLDYKKSISKTSLINGTYAKVITDNEWYLVSRISNAYIFNSAKDYYIALMAINLLIVLIIIYVAKRELKTEALKNQYLLDLKENKILLEKQNKTLKFTKKKLQVRNRQLKEYNNIVAHNLRAPTTSMSALVSMLSGSKDLEEMDTYIPKLNKITESINSLVEDLLIYVRILNNNEVNTEKFDIETIIEDSETLFLEIIDEEVTVCLDTKAWHKLKFSKVYFQSVIQNLISNSIKYRDPNKECFIHIRTEYREDKKVLIVEDNGIGIDMEKYQNDIFKLYKRFHRNISGKGLGLFLVKTQLESLNAEIRVDSQLGKGTSFEIVFNKKH, from the coding sequence ATGAGTACTAAAATTCTCAAATATTATCTACCACTATTATCTCTCAGCCTAATTCTCGCTGTATGGATTTTCTTCAATGAGCGTAATAACAATGCAAAACTTGAGCTAAAAGATCTATCCTCCAAAAAAAAACTCATCGTTGAGGCCTTAAATCCAGTAATAGCCAACATATATTATTGGAGTCATTACGATTTTATAAAAGAGGATTTCGAAGTAAATTATAACGGTACGTTCAAAGAGGAAATGGGCAATTTTATAGTTGGTATGAATCAATACGTTCAGTTCAGGTTATTGAATACATCGGGTAAAGAAGTGCTAAGATTAGTAAGAAAAGACGATGGTACCATTGCTTATGATCGAACACTTCAGGATAAAAGACAGCGTGATTATTTCAAAAAAACAATCAAACTGGATAGTTCTCAGATTTATTTTTCTCCGTTAAATCTCAATATTGAATTCGGAAAAATAGAAGTTCCCTATAAACCGATGATTAGAGGTAGCGCTCCTGTATATTCAAATAAAAGAGAGAAATTAGGAATAGTGGTGATTAATTTTCAGGCTTCAAAGTTGCTCGAAAGTCTAAACTACGATTTAAGCTCCAATTTTTATATTCTTGATAAATATGGTAATTATCTGGCTAATACAAGCGATGCAACTAAAGAGTTCCAACATATCCTCAACCGTAAAAACAAGAATAACTTTCGATATGAACATCCTGTGGCATGGAGTGCTATAGAAACCAGTCAGGATTCTATAATAACAGATTTTAAGGGTACCTGGGTTATTGACAGATTGGATTATAAGAAATCAATTTCCAAAACCAGTTTGATCAATGGTACGTATGCAAAAGTAATTACAGATAATGAATGGTATCTGGTCTCAAGAATATCAAATGCTTACATCTTTAATTCCGCAAAAGATTATTACATCGCGCTTATGGCAATCAATTTATTGATTGTTCTTATTATTATCTATGTTGCAAAAAGAGAGTTAAAAACTGAAGCCCTTAAAAACCAATACTTACTTGATTTAAAGGAAAATAAAATTCTCCTAGAGAAGCAAAACAAAACCCTTAAATTCACTAAAAAAAAATTACAGGTAAGAAATAGACAATTAAAAGAATACAACAACATTGTTGCCCATAATTTAAGGGCGCCCACAACTTCCATGTCTGCGCTTGTTTCTATGTTGAGTGGATCTAAGGACTTAGAGGAAATGGATACGTATATACCTAAACTTAACAAGATTACAGAAAGCATAAATTCTCTTGTAGAAGATTTGTTGATTTACGTCAGGATTCTAAATAATAATGAGGTCAACACAGAAAAATTTGATATTGAAACGATTATAGAGGACTCAGAAACATTATTTCTGGAGATCATTGATGAGGAAGTCACGGTATGTCTTGATACAAAAGCATGGCATAAACTTAAGTTTTCAAAAGTTTACTTTCAGAGTGTTATTCAAAACCTCATTTCTAATTCGATAAAATATCGCGATCCCAATAAAGAATGTTTTATACATATTAGAACTGAATATAGGGAAGATAAAAAAGTCCTTATCGTAGAAGATAATGGTATTGGTATAGATATGGAAAAATACCAAAATGATATTTTTAAACTTTATAAGCGGTTTCATAGAAATATCTCTGGGAAGGGACTGGGACTGTTCCTGGTTAAGACCCAGCTGGAATCTTTAAACGCAGAAATACGCGTAGACAGTCAATTGGGAAAAGGTACTTCTTTTGAAATTGTATTCAATAAAAAACACTAA
- a CDS encoding response regulator: MTFFLIDDDKIFQFITDKILRKINPEIVIEKYLDGEEGLNSIKKRIEDGVSLPDVVLLDINMPFMNGWQFLKEYKKLHLNIGKDVHIYLLTSSNNPEDLEKAKKISELSGYMIKPVTEKELEVLIREFPINQWYQPRL; encoded by the coding sequence ATGACTTTTTTTTTAATCGATGACGACAAGATTTTTCAGTTTATTACTGACAAAATTCTTAGGAAAATTAATCCGGAAATAGTGATTGAAAAATACCTGGATGGAGAAGAAGGTCTAAATAGCATTAAAAAGAGAATAGAAGATGGTGTTTCCCTTCCTGATGTTGTTCTACTTGATATAAATATGCCTTTTATGAACGGTTGGCAATTTTTAAAAGAGTATAAAAAACTACATCTTAATATAGGTAAAGATGTACATATCTATCTTTTAACCTCTTCAAATAACCCTGAAGATCTGGAAAAAGCCAAAAAAATAAGTGAACTTTCCGGTTATATGATCAAACCTGTTACAGAAAAAGAATTGGAAGTTTTAATAAGGGAATTTCCTATCAATCAATGGTATCAACCTCGATTGTAA